Proteins encoded within one genomic window of Novipirellula galeiformis:
- a CDS encoding chemotaxis protein CheW, which produces MIAPPNHNPPLFDWADAKQRLEKGRRSLLDAEQLTPEQSQQVLQERARQLACVPAQALDNRQVMEVVRFRLGREEFAIASEYVLELTYLSATTPIPQTPPHFVGVTNLRGEVTAIIDLGKLLKIPPDADHSNASEQPTQVLVLGQERPEFAMVISGMEHLTILRRDELLDPVGVTGSHRDLMLGCTKDGVLVFSGEALLRCDELNVDQSE; this is translated from the coding sequence ATGATTGCTCCCCCCAACCACAACCCTCCCCTGTTCGACTGGGCCGATGCGAAACAGCGGCTAGAGAAGGGGCGTCGATCGTTATTGGATGCCGAGCAACTTACGCCCGAACAATCCCAACAGGTGCTCCAAGAGCGAGCCCGTCAACTCGCATGCGTGCCTGCCCAAGCGCTCGACAACCGGCAAGTGATGGAGGTCGTTCGATTTCGGCTTGGCCGAGAAGAATTCGCCATCGCGTCGGAATATGTGCTTGAATTGACCTACCTTAGCGCCACCACTCCGATCCCTCAGACACCGCCTCATTTTGTCGGGGTGACCAATCTGCGTGGCGAGGTCACCGCGATCATCGATCTAGGAAAGTTGCTCAAGATCCCGCCGGACGCCGATCACTCCAACGCGTCCGAGCAACCGACACAAGTCTTGGTACTCGGCCAAGAGCGGCCTGAATTTGCAATGGTCATCAGCGGAATGGAGCATCTGACGATATTACGTCGCGACGAACTACTCGACCCGGTGGGCGTGACGGGAAGTCATCGAGACTTGATGCTCGGTTGCACCAAAGACGGGGTGCTTGTCTTCTCGGGCGAAGCGTTGCTGCGCTGCGACGAGCTGAATGTAGACCAAAGTGAGTGA
- a CDS encoding CheR family methyltransferase, translating to MNESERNRLLIAIQQRTGLFYRSDQLLSIERTLTQLMRRLDLDNPDDFVSAIDEDPDVYNQLVNEITIGETYFFREPKHFEFIRRQVIPGWRARRGASLPLRAWSAACASGEEAYSLAILCDQMSQPVDLLGTDISPHSIAQARRASYREWSFRGGAMAMVQNHFTEIHLPHHQKRYELSERLRRRVHFQLRNLASNTYPDRQAGIDNFDLILCRNVLIYFDRGTIDAIAPRLYESLAPGGWLITASGDPPLTPQANVDTITTEYGTFYQRHLAFANDETQPHSAFESPPHPTPRDTHTPRDPHTSEDARKPTSPADAVRGSRATLPGDATQDQAAQDHVTQDHAPPSHTRPPSRTITAAREALASGNYDLAIRMTEGHLQHADACAIHVRSQARISTEAAIESCADAVARHPLATELHYLHASLLLDRNQLDEALRAIGRALFLDRSAVMVQFLSGSIQLRRGQWKIAYRHFENAFKGCTQQDPHALIPYSKRDTAAATAAAAESEMKKICDLLAKSP from the coding sequence GTGAACGAAAGCGAACGAAACCGGTTACTGATCGCGATCCAGCAACGCACCGGCCTTTTCTATCGCAGCGATCAACTGCTCTCAATCGAGCGTACGCTCACTCAATTGATGCGGCGGTTGGACCTCGACAATCCGGATGACTTTGTCTCTGCGATCGACGAGGACCCCGACGTCTACAACCAACTCGTCAACGAGATCACGATCGGGGAAACCTATTTCTTTCGCGAACCCAAACACTTTGAATTTATCCGCCGCCAAGTGATCCCGGGATGGCGTGCACGTCGCGGAGCGTCGCTCCCATTGCGCGCATGGTCCGCCGCCTGTGCATCGGGCGAAGAAGCGTATTCATTGGCGATCCTCTGTGACCAGATGTCCCAGCCTGTGGATTTGCTAGGCACCGACATTTCGCCTCATTCGATTGCTCAAGCGCGTCGAGCGAGCTACCGAGAGTGGTCGTTTCGTGGAGGCGCGATGGCGATGGTGCAAAACCATTTCACCGAGATCCATTTGCCCCACCATCAAAAGCGTTACGAGTTGAGCGAGCGGCTGAGACGGCGTGTCCACTTTCAACTTCGGAATCTTGCCTCCAACACTTATCCCGATCGCCAAGCCGGCATCGACAACTTTGATTTGATACTGTGCCGCAACGTTCTAATTTACTTTGACCGCGGAACGATCGATGCGATCGCTCCGCGTTTGTACGAGAGTCTCGCCCCAGGAGGTTGGCTAATCACGGCGTCGGGCGATCCGCCACTGACCCCGCAAGCGAACGTGGACACGATCACGACGGAGTATGGAACGTTCTACCAACGCCACCTGGCGTTCGCCAACGACGAAACGCAACCGCACTCGGCGTTTGAATCCCCACCCCACCCTACCCCACGCGACACCCACACGCCCCGCGACCCTCACACATCCGAGGACGCCCGCAAGCCGACAAGCCCCGCGGACGCCGTTCGCGGCTCGCGAGCGACGTTGCCCGGCGACGCTACCCAAGATCAAGCTGCCCAAGACCACGTTACCCAAGACCACGCTCCGCCGTCTCACACGCGTCCCCCCTCCCGCACGATAACGGCGGCACGCGAGGCACTCGCGTCCGGCAACTACGACTTAGCGATTCGCATGACCGAAGGTCATTTGCAACATGCCGATGCCTGTGCGATCCACGTTCGCAGCCAAGCGCGGATCAGCACGGAAGCGGCGATTGAATCCTGTGCCGATGCCGTGGCGCGACACCCCTTGGCAACGGAACTGCACTACCTGCACGCCAGCTTACTGTTGGATCGAAATCAATTGGATGAGGCACTTCGAGCGATTGGACGAGCGTTGTTTTTAGACCGAAGTGCGGTCATGGTCCAATTTTTGTCTGGCTCGATCCAACTGCGACGGGGACAATGGAAGATCGCTTACCGTCATTTTGAAAACGCGTTCAAAGGCTGCACTCAACAAGATCCCCACGCATTAATTCCCTATTCAAAACGGGACACTGCCGCAGCCACGGCAGCCGCTGCCGAATCCGAAATGAAGAAAATTTGCGATTTATTGGCGAAGTCACCATGA
- a CDS encoding chemotaxis protein CheW: MEIEILVFECGGRHFGVDAQCVRGVLRAVALAPVPQAPDVVMGLVNLRGRILTVLDTQQLLGLGASSLRHSDHLIVVDAGACEMALHVDQAIDLLSIEQDNASEYGHQGGEHLAGSAPLTTPPPLTKPPHSEAPPQLTDTAPRLVRTVAKTHLGVVQVLAPSQWFRGDAMKEILAIATSTTATQLTPALNL, from the coding sequence ATGGAAATTGAAATTCTTGTCTTTGAATGTGGTGGACGTCATTTTGGTGTCGACGCCCAATGCGTCCGCGGGGTGCTCCGTGCGGTCGCCCTCGCTCCCGTGCCACAGGCTCCCGACGTGGTCATGGGACTGGTGAACCTACGTGGCCGCATTTTGACCGTACTGGACACCCAGCAATTGCTGGGGCTCGGAGCCTCCTCCCTTCGACACAGCGATCACTTGATTGTCGTCGATGCGGGGGCCTGCGAGATGGCATTGCACGTTGATCAAGCGATCGATTTGTTGTCAATCGAGCAAGACAACGCATCCGAATACGGCCACCAAGGTGGGGAGCACCTCGCTGGCTCAGCGCCGCTCACAACACCACCGCCGCTCACAAAACCGCCACACTCAGAGGCGCCGCCACAACTTACCGATACAGCGCCGCGTCTCGTCCGCACGGTGGCCAAGACCCATTTGGGCGTCGTCCAGGTGCTCGCACCGTCCCAGTGGTTCCGTGGGGATGCCATGAAAGAGATCTTAGCCATCGCGACCTCTACCACCGCAACGCAACTCACCCCTGCGCTCAACTTGTGA
- a CDS encoding response regulator, giving the protein MKVLIADDDPVSRRLLQSYLEKWEYDVTIAMDGSEAWQFFQHDDFSLVICDWMMPGMDGPDLIRRIRASSPHGYVYTLLLTAKTKKCDLVEGMESGADDFISKPFNHDELHVRLRAGERIIKLERSLRETQEALRKSQGE; this is encoded by the coding sequence ATGAAAGTCTTGATTGCAGATGACGATCCCGTTTCTCGGCGGTTGTTGCAGAGCTATCTGGAGAAATGGGAGTACGACGTCACGATCGCCATGGATGGAAGCGAAGCGTGGCAATTTTTTCAGCATGATGACTTTTCGCTCGTCATCTGTGATTGGATGATGCCGGGGATGGATGGCCCCGATTTGATCCGGCGGATTCGTGCCTCCAGCCCCCATGGTTACGTTTACACGCTGTTGTTGACGGCGAAAACAAAGAAGTGTGACTTGGTCGAAGGGATGGAGTCCGGCGCCGATGATTTCATTAGCAAACCCTTCAACCATGATGAATTGCATGTGCGGCTACGGGCGGGCGAGCGGATCATCAAACTGGAAAGGTCGTTACGCGAAACTCAAGAAGCGTTGAGGAAGTCGCAAGGTGAGTGA
- a CDS encoding TonB-dependent receptor: protein MSTELRDPRGKALRMNLDPQRYGAFAEIGAGQEVVRWFFRVGGAAGTIAKSISAYDMSVSDSIYGACERYVCRPRLQSMLDCEYQLLLDQLGPTRGEDTAFFAFADTVSARNFKGTNECHGWMGIKLQTVPREQPSQVIIHVRMLDGENSQQQEALGMVGVNLVYAACFLKHDPDQFIQSLLDGLSVDRIEIDMIEFSGVAFRQVDNRIMSMKLVQLDLSNAAMFAADGTVLQPSEVLYKKPILVERGSFRPVTHVNMDMLRCAHEQFAAELGADAGEIVQLTEITLKSLLTNGEADYADFLARIELLASEGMMVMISDYFEYYRLAAYLARYSRNRIGITMGAASLRELFNEKYYTELQGGVLESFGRLFKSELKLYIYPHLDPETGDFTAVQNLEVAPNLRKLYEYLVERGCIDQLSTFNDAYLSIFSRDVLKNIKDGDARWETMVSPHVAAIIKERGFFGYQGE, encoded by the coding sequence TTGTCAACCGAACTTCGTGATCCACGCGGCAAGGCGCTGCGGATGAATCTGGATCCCCAGCGTTACGGTGCGTTCGCCGAGATCGGTGCCGGACAAGAGGTGGTGCGGTGGTTCTTTCGTGTCGGGGGCGCTGCGGGAACGATCGCCAAAAGCATCTCGGCATATGACATGTCGGTCAGTGATAGTATCTACGGCGCCTGTGAACGTTACGTTTGTCGCCCGCGTCTGCAAAGCATGCTGGATTGCGAATATCAATTGTTGCTCGATCAACTTGGCCCCACGCGAGGCGAGGATACCGCCTTCTTTGCCTTCGCGGACACCGTCTCGGCTCGCAACTTTAAGGGCACCAATGAATGCCATGGTTGGATGGGAATCAAGCTGCAAACGGTCCCTCGGGAACAACCCAGCCAAGTGATCATCCACGTGCGGATGCTCGATGGCGAGAATTCACAACAGCAAGAAGCGCTCGGGATGGTGGGCGTCAACTTGGTCTACGCCGCCTGCTTTCTCAAACACGATCCTGATCAATTTATTCAATCGTTGTTAGATGGTTTGAGTGTGGACCGGATTGAAATCGACATGATCGAGTTTTCGGGAGTCGCGTTTCGTCAAGTCGACAATCGCATCATGAGTATGAAATTGGTGCAGCTCGATCTGAGCAACGCAGCGATGTTCGCGGCCGATGGCACAGTGTTGCAACCCTCGGAAGTCCTTTACAAGAAACCGATTCTCGTCGAACGCGGCAGCTTTCGTCCGGTCACCCATGTCAATATGGACATGCTCCGTTGTGCCCATGAGCAATTTGCCGCCGAGCTCGGAGCGGATGCGGGCGAGATTGTGCAGTTGACCGAAATCACTCTGAAAAGTTTGTTAACTAATGGTGAAGCGGATTATGCCGATTTCCTCGCACGCATCGAGTTGCTTGCGTCCGAAGGGATGATGGTGATGATTTCGGATTACTTTGAATATTATCGCTTGGCGGCCTATCTGGCTCGCTACAGCCGAAATCGGATCGGCATTACAATGGGAGCGGCAAGCTTGCGTGAGCTGTTCAACGAAAAGTACTACACCGAGCTTCAAGGCGGAGTGTTGGAGTCGTTTGGGCGATTGTTCAAGAGCGAGTTGAAGCTCTATATCTATCCCCATCTGGATCCAGAAACGGGGGATTTTACGGCGGTTCAAAATCTGGAAGTCGCGCCCAATCTTCGCAAGCTTTACGAGTACCTCGTCGAACGAGGCTGTATCGACCAACTGAGCACCTTCAACGATGCCTACCTATCGATCTTCTCACGCGACGTCTTGAAGAACATCAAAGATGGCGATGCACGCTGGGAAACGATGGTCTCGCCGCATGTCGCGGCGATCATCAAAGAGCGAGGGTTCTTTGGTTACCAAGGGGAATGA